A genomic stretch from Halichoerus grypus chromosome 5, mHalGry1.hap1.1, whole genome shotgun sequence includes:
- the PPM1J gene encoding protein phosphatase 1J isoform X4 → MLNRVRSAVAHLVSSGGAPPPRPKSPDLPNAPLAQTAAPPEAPRSPPARAGSAAPAKTVEARVSFSRPTFLQLSPGGLRRADDHAGRAVQSPPDTGRRLPWSTGYAEVINAGKSRHNEDQACCEVVYVEGRRSVSGAPREPSQGQGLCFYYWGLFDGHAGGGAAEMASRLLHRHIREQLKDLVEILQDPLPPPLCLPSTPGAPGSSDSSHVVGPQSCWSSQKEVTHESLVVGAIENAFQFMDEQMARERRGHQVEGGCCALVVVYLLGKVYVANAGDSRAIIVRNGEIIPMSREFTPETERQRLQLLVRVYDLTQYEHCPDDVLVLGTDGLWDVTSDWEVAATVDRVLSAYEPNDASRYTALAQALVLGARGIPRDRGWRLPNNKLGSGDDISVFVIPLGGPGSYS, encoded by the exons ATGCTAAACCGGGTGCGCTCGGCCGTGGCGCACCTGGTGAGCTCTGGGGGCGCCCCGCCTCCGCGCCCCAAGTCCCCAGATCTGCCCAACGCGCCCTTGGCGCAGACCGCCGCTCCTCCAGAAGCGCCCAGGAGCCCTCCGGCGAGGGCTGGGAGCGCAGCGCCGGCGAAGACGGTAGAGGCTCGAGTGAGCTTCTCCCGACCGACCTTCCTGCAGCTGAGCCCAGGGGGGCTGCGACGCGCCGACGACCACGCTGGCCGGGCTGTGCAAAGCCCCCCGGACACCGGCCGTCGCCTGCCCTGGAGCACGGGCTACGCCGA GGTCATCAACGCTGGCAAAAGTCGGCACAATGAGGACCAGGCTTGCTGTGAGGTGGTGTATGTGGAAGGTCGGAGGAGtgtttcaggggcgcctaggGAGCCTAGCCAAGGCCAG GGACTCTGTTTCTACTACTGGGGCCTGTTTGATGGGCATGCAGGGGGCGGAGCTGCCGAAATGGCCTCCAGGCTTCTGCACCGCCACATCCGGGAGCAGCTAAAGGACCTGGTAGAGATACTCCAGGACCCCttgccacctcccctctgcctcccgtctaccccaggagccccaggttcCTCTGATTCTTCTCACGTGGTTGGTCCTCAGTCCTGCTGGTCTTCACAGAAGGAAGTGACCCATGAGAGCCTGGTAGTGGGGGCCATAGAGAATGCCTTCCAGTTCATG GATGAGCAGATGGCCCGGGAGCGGCGTGGCCACCAAGTGGAGGGGGGCTGCTGTGCACTGGTTGTGGTCTACTTGCTAGGCAAGGTGTATGTGGCCAATGCAGGGGACAGCAG AGCCATCATTGTCCGGAACGGTGAAATCATTCCCATGTCCCGGGAGTTCACCCCGGAGACTGAGCGCCAGCGTCTTCAGCTGCTT GTACGAGTGTATGACCTGACGCAGTACGAGCACTGCCCAGATGACGTGCTAGTCCTGGGAACAGATGGACTGTGGGATGTGACCAGTGACTGGGAGGTAGCTGCCACTGTGGACAGGGTGCTGTCGGCCTATGAGCCCAATGATGCCAGCAG GTACACAGCTCTGGCCCAAGCTCTGGTCCTGGGGGCCCGGGGCATCCCCAGGGACCGTGGCTGGCGTCTCCCCAACAACAAGCTGGGTTCCGGGGATGACATCTCGGTCTTCGTCATCCCTCTAGGGGGGCCAGGCAGTTACTCCTGA
- the PPM1J gene encoding protein phosphatase 1J isoform X1 yields the protein MLNRVRSAVAHLVSSGGAPPPRPKSPDLPNAPLAQTAAPPEAPRSPPARAGSAAPAKTVEARVSFSRPTFLQLSPGGLRRADDHAGRAVQSPPDTGRRLPWSTGYAEVINAGKSRHNEDQACCEVVYVEGRRSVSGAPREPSQGQGLCFYYWGLFDGHAGGGAAEMASRLLHRHIREQLKDLVEILQDPLPPPLCLPSTPGAPGSSDSSHVVGPQSCWSSQKEVTHESLVVGAIENAFQFMDEQMARERRGHQVEGGCCALVVVYLLGKVYVANAGDSRAIIVRNGEIIPMSREFTPETERQRLQLLGFLKPELLGGEFTHLEFPRRIQPKELGQRMLYRDQNMTGWAYKKIELEDLRFPLVCGEGKKARVMATIGVTRGLGDHNLKVCSSTLPIKPFLSCFPEVRVYDLTQYEHCPDDVLVLGTDGLWDVTSDWEVAATVDRVLSAYEPNDASRYTALAQALVLGARGIPRDRGWRLPNNKLGSGDDISVFVIPLGGPGSYS from the exons ATGCTAAACCGGGTGCGCTCGGCCGTGGCGCACCTGGTGAGCTCTGGGGGCGCCCCGCCTCCGCGCCCCAAGTCCCCAGATCTGCCCAACGCGCCCTTGGCGCAGACCGCCGCTCCTCCAGAAGCGCCCAGGAGCCCTCCGGCGAGGGCTGGGAGCGCAGCGCCGGCGAAGACGGTAGAGGCTCGAGTGAGCTTCTCCCGACCGACCTTCCTGCAGCTGAGCCCAGGGGGGCTGCGACGCGCCGACGACCACGCTGGCCGGGCTGTGCAAAGCCCCCCGGACACCGGCCGTCGCCTGCCCTGGAGCACGGGCTACGCCGA GGTCATCAACGCTGGCAAAAGTCGGCACAATGAGGACCAGGCTTGCTGTGAGGTGGTGTATGTGGAAGGTCGGAGGAGtgtttcaggggcgcctaggGAGCCTAGCCAAGGCCAG GGACTCTGTTTCTACTACTGGGGCCTGTTTGATGGGCATGCAGGGGGCGGAGCTGCCGAAATGGCCTCCAGGCTTCTGCACCGCCACATCCGGGAGCAGCTAAAGGACCTGGTAGAGATACTCCAGGACCCCttgccacctcccctctgcctcccgtctaccccaggagccccaggttcCTCTGATTCTTCTCACGTGGTTGGTCCTCAGTCCTGCTGGTCTTCACAGAAGGAAGTGACCCATGAGAGCCTGGTAGTGGGGGCCATAGAGAATGCCTTCCAGTTCATG GATGAGCAGATGGCCCGGGAGCGGCGTGGCCACCAAGTGGAGGGGGGCTGCTGTGCACTGGTTGTGGTCTACTTGCTAGGCAAGGTGTATGTGGCCAATGCAGGGGACAGCAG AGCCATCATTGTCCGGAACGGTGAAATCATTCCCATGTCCCGGGAGTTCACCCCGGAGACTGAGCGCCAGCGTCTTCAGCTGCTT GGCTTCCTGAAACCAGAGCTGCTAGGTGGTGAATTCACCCACCTTGAGTTCCCCCGCAGAATTCAGCCCAAGGAGCTGGGGCAGAGGATGCTGTACCGGGACCAGAACATGACCGGCTG ggcctacAAAAAGATCGAGCTGGAGGATCTCAGGTTTCCTCTGGTCTGTGGGGAGGGCAAAAAG GCTCGAGTGATGGCCACCATTGGGGTGACCCGGGGCTTGGGAGACCACAACCTCAAGGTCTGCAGCTCCACTCTGCCCATCAAGcccttcctctcctgcttccctgaG GTACGAGTGTATGACCTGACGCAGTACGAGCACTGCCCAGATGACGTGCTAGTCCTGGGAACAGATGGACTGTGGGATGTGACCAGTGACTGGGAGGTAGCTGCCACTGTGGACAGGGTGCTGTCGGCCTATGAGCCCAATGATGCCAGCAG GTACACAGCTCTGGCCCAAGCTCTGGTCCTGGGGGCCCGGGGCATCCCCAGGGACCGTGGCTGGCGTCTCCCCAACAACAAGCTGGGTTCCGGGGATGACATCTCGGTCTTCGTCATCCCTCTAGGGGGGCCAGGCAGTTACTCCTGA
- the PPM1J gene encoding protein phosphatase 1J isoform X2 — protein MLNRVRSAVAHLVSSGGAPPPRPKSPDLPNAPLAQTAAPPEAPRSPPARAGSAAPAKTVEARVSFSRPTFLQLSPGGLRRADDHAGRAVQSPPDTGRRLPWSTGYAEVINAGKSRHNEDQACCEVVYVEGRRSVSGAPREPSQGQGLCFYYWGLFDGHAGGGAAEMASRLLHRHIREQLKDLVEILQDPLPPPLCLPSTPGAPGSSDSSHVVGPQSCWSSQKEVTHESLVVGAIENAFQFMDEQMARERRGHQVEGGCCALVVVYLLGKVYVANAGDSRAIIVRNGEIIPMSREFTPETERQRLQLLGFLKPELLGGEFTHLEFPRRIQPKELGQRMLYRDQNMTGWAYKKIELEDLRFPLVCGEGKKVRVYDLTQYEHCPDDVLVLGTDGLWDVTSDWEVAATVDRVLSAYEPNDASRYTALAQALVLGARGIPRDRGWRLPNNKLGSGDDISVFVIPLGGPGSYS, from the exons ATGCTAAACCGGGTGCGCTCGGCCGTGGCGCACCTGGTGAGCTCTGGGGGCGCCCCGCCTCCGCGCCCCAAGTCCCCAGATCTGCCCAACGCGCCCTTGGCGCAGACCGCCGCTCCTCCAGAAGCGCCCAGGAGCCCTCCGGCGAGGGCTGGGAGCGCAGCGCCGGCGAAGACGGTAGAGGCTCGAGTGAGCTTCTCCCGACCGACCTTCCTGCAGCTGAGCCCAGGGGGGCTGCGACGCGCCGACGACCACGCTGGCCGGGCTGTGCAAAGCCCCCCGGACACCGGCCGTCGCCTGCCCTGGAGCACGGGCTACGCCGA GGTCATCAACGCTGGCAAAAGTCGGCACAATGAGGACCAGGCTTGCTGTGAGGTGGTGTATGTGGAAGGTCGGAGGAGtgtttcaggggcgcctaggGAGCCTAGCCAAGGCCAG GGACTCTGTTTCTACTACTGGGGCCTGTTTGATGGGCATGCAGGGGGCGGAGCTGCCGAAATGGCCTCCAGGCTTCTGCACCGCCACATCCGGGAGCAGCTAAAGGACCTGGTAGAGATACTCCAGGACCCCttgccacctcccctctgcctcccgtctaccccaggagccccaggttcCTCTGATTCTTCTCACGTGGTTGGTCCTCAGTCCTGCTGGTCTTCACAGAAGGAAGTGACCCATGAGAGCCTGGTAGTGGGGGCCATAGAGAATGCCTTCCAGTTCATG GATGAGCAGATGGCCCGGGAGCGGCGTGGCCACCAAGTGGAGGGGGGCTGCTGTGCACTGGTTGTGGTCTACTTGCTAGGCAAGGTGTATGTGGCCAATGCAGGGGACAGCAG AGCCATCATTGTCCGGAACGGTGAAATCATTCCCATGTCCCGGGAGTTCACCCCGGAGACTGAGCGCCAGCGTCTTCAGCTGCTT GGCTTCCTGAAACCAGAGCTGCTAGGTGGTGAATTCACCCACCTTGAGTTCCCCCGCAGAATTCAGCCCAAGGAGCTGGGGCAGAGGATGCTGTACCGGGACCAGAACATGACCGGCTG ggcctacAAAAAGATCGAGCTGGAGGATCTCAGGTTTCCTCTGGTCTGTGGGGAGGGCAAAAAG GTACGAGTGTATGACCTGACGCAGTACGAGCACTGCCCAGATGACGTGCTAGTCCTGGGAACAGATGGACTGTGGGATGTGACCAGTGACTGGGAGGTAGCTGCCACTGTGGACAGGGTGCTGTCGGCCTATGAGCCCAATGATGCCAGCAG GTACACAGCTCTGGCCCAAGCTCTGGTCCTGGGGGCCCGGGGCATCCCCAGGGACCGTGGCTGGCGTCTCCCCAACAACAAGCTGGGTTCCGGGGATGACATCTCGGTCTTCGTCATCCCTCTAGGGGGGCCAGGCAGTTACTCCTGA
- the PPM1J gene encoding protein phosphatase 1J isoform X3 has protein sequence MLNRVRSAVAHLVSSGGAPPPRPKSPDLPNAPLAQTAAPPEAPRSPPARAGSAAPAKTVEARVSFSRPTFLQLSPGGLRRADDHAGRAVQSPPDTGRRLPWSTGYAEVINAGKSRHNEDQACCEVVYVEGRRSVSGAPREPSQGQGLCFYYWGLFDGHAGGGAAEMASRLLHRHIREQLKDLVEILQDPLPPPLCLPSTPGAPGSSDSSHVVGPQSCWSSQKEVTHESLVVGAIENAFQFMDEQMARERRGHQVEGGCCALVVVYLLGKVYVANAGDSRAIIVRNGEIIPMSREFTPETERQRLQLLARVMATIGVTRGLGDHNLKVCSSTLPIKPFLSCFPEVRVYDLTQYEHCPDDVLVLGTDGLWDVTSDWEVAATVDRVLSAYEPNDASRYTALAQALVLGARGIPRDRGWRLPNNKLGSGDDISVFVIPLGGPGSYS, from the exons ATGCTAAACCGGGTGCGCTCGGCCGTGGCGCACCTGGTGAGCTCTGGGGGCGCCCCGCCTCCGCGCCCCAAGTCCCCAGATCTGCCCAACGCGCCCTTGGCGCAGACCGCCGCTCCTCCAGAAGCGCCCAGGAGCCCTCCGGCGAGGGCTGGGAGCGCAGCGCCGGCGAAGACGGTAGAGGCTCGAGTGAGCTTCTCCCGACCGACCTTCCTGCAGCTGAGCCCAGGGGGGCTGCGACGCGCCGACGACCACGCTGGCCGGGCTGTGCAAAGCCCCCCGGACACCGGCCGTCGCCTGCCCTGGAGCACGGGCTACGCCGA GGTCATCAACGCTGGCAAAAGTCGGCACAATGAGGACCAGGCTTGCTGTGAGGTGGTGTATGTGGAAGGTCGGAGGAGtgtttcaggggcgcctaggGAGCCTAGCCAAGGCCAG GGACTCTGTTTCTACTACTGGGGCCTGTTTGATGGGCATGCAGGGGGCGGAGCTGCCGAAATGGCCTCCAGGCTTCTGCACCGCCACATCCGGGAGCAGCTAAAGGACCTGGTAGAGATACTCCAGGACCCCttgccacctcccctctgcctcccgtctaccccaggagccccaggttcCTCTGATTCTTCTCACGTGGTTGGTCCTCAGTCCTGCTGGTCTTCACAGAAGGAAGTGACCCATGAGAGCCTGGTAGTGGGGGCCATAGAGAATGCCTTCCAGTTCATG GATGAGCAGATGGCCCGGGAGCGGCGTGGCCACCAAGTGGAGGGGGGCTGCTGTGCACTGGTTGTGGTCTACTTGCTAGGCAAGGTGTATGTGGCCAATGCAGGGGACAGCAG AGCCATCATTGTCCGGAACGGTGAAATCATTCCCATGTCCCGGGAGTTCACCCCGGAGACTGAGCGCCAGCGTCTTCAGCTGCTT GCTCGAGTGATGGCCACCATTGGGGTGACCCGGGGCTTGGGAGACCACAACCTCAAGGTCTGCAGCTCCACTCTGCCCATCAAGcccttcctctcctgcttccctgaG GTACGAGTGTATGACCTGACGCAGTACGAGCACTGCCCAGATGACGTGCTAGTCCTGGGAACAGATGGACTGTGGGATGTGACCAGTGACTGGGAGGTAGCTGCCACTGTGGACAGGGTGCTGTCGGCCTATGAGCCCAATGATGCCAGCAG GTACACAGCTCTGGCCCAAGCTCTGGTCCTGGGGGCCCGGGGCATCCCCAGGGACCGTGGCTGGCGTCTCCCCAACAACAAGCTGGGTTCCGGGGATGACATCTCGGTCTTCGTCATCCCTCTAGGGGGGCCAGGCAGTTACTCCTGA
- the RHOC gene encoding rho-related GTP-binding protein RhoC, whose protein sequence is MAAIRKKLVIVGDGACGKTCLLIVFSKDQFPEVYVPTVFENYIADIEVDGKQVELALWDTAGQEDYDRLRPLSYPDTDVILMCFSIDSPDSLENIPEKWTPEVKHFCPNVPIILVGNKKDLRQDEHTRRELAKMKQEPVRSEEGRDMANRISAFGYLECSAKTKEGVREVFEMATRAGLQVRKNKRRRGCPIL, encoded by the exons ATGGCTGCGATCAGAAAGAAGCTGGTGATTGTGGGGGATGGGGCCTGTGGGAAGACCTGCCTCCTCATCGTCTTCAGCAAGGATCAGTTCCCCGAAGTCTATGTCCCCACTGTCTTTGAGAACTACATCGCAGACATAGAGGTGGACGGCAAACAG GTGGAGCTGGCTCTGTGGGACACAGCTGGGCAGGAAGACTATGATCGCCTGCGGCCTCTCTCCTACCCGGACACTGACGTCATCCTCATGTGCTTCTCCATCGACAGCCCCGACAGCctgg AAAACATTCCTGAGAAGTGGACCCCGGAGGTGAAGCACTTCTGCCCCAACGTGCCCATCATCCTGGTGGGGAACAAGAAGGACCTGAGGCAAGATGAGCACACCAGGAGAGAGCTGGCCAAGATGAAGCAG GAACCCGTGCGATCTGAGGAGGGCCGGGACATGGCAAACCGGATCAGTGCCTTTGGCTACCTCGAGTGCTCAGCCAAGACcaaggagggggtgagggaggtaTTCGAGATGGCCACTCGGGCCGGCCTCCAGGTTCGCAAGAATAAGCGCCGGAGGGGTTGTCCCATTCTCTGA